In Bradyrhizobium guangxiense, the following are encoded in one genomic region:
- the gspM gene encoding type II secretion system protein GspM, protein MMGWFGRQVRGRAFLAFNVVGLMLLALLFVGPVLSHFSTRNDEIQDSVAQLAYLQRITRGAQVMEQRGAQSAQPFMAGDEERVVSADLQARLQAMATARGAHVLGLRGLQGGRVAQSRTVAVGLQFEGSLGIVRDVIAEIEDQSPFLFITDASLRPASDGDATMLRAEFKVEGVMQDLRGKPPGMKEDQRAADLAGTRTRQ, encoded by the coding sequence ATGATGGGGTGGTTTGGCAGGCAGGTGCGTGGGAGAGCGTTCCTGGCCTTCAATGTGGTCGGTCTGATGCTCTTGGCTCTTCTGTTCGTCGGGCCGGTGCTTTCTCATTTCTCGACTCGAAACGACGAGATCCAGGACAGCGTCGCGCAGTTGGCGTATCTCCAGCGCATCACCCGCGGAGCACAGGTGATGGAGCAGCGCGGCGCCCAGAGCGCGCAACCCTTCATGGCTGGCGATGAGGAACGCGTCGTCAGTGCCGATCTGCAAGCGAGGCTGCAAGCCATGGCGACCGCCAGGGGTGCGCATGTGCTCGGGCTTCGCGGATTGCAGGGCGGTCGTGTCGCGCAATCCAGGACGGTTGCAGTTGGATTGCAGTTTGAGGGATCGCTCGGAATTGTGCGCGACGTGATAGCCGAAATTGAGGATCAATCTCCATTTCTATTCATCACCGACGCTTCTTTGAGGCCGGCCAGTGACGGCGACGCAACCATGCTTCGGGCGGAGTTCAAGGTGGAAGGCGTCATGCAGGATCTTCGTGGCAAGCCGCCGGGAATGAAGGAGGATCAACGCGCTGCCGACCTCGCTGGAACGAGGACAAGGCAATGA
- the gspG gene encoding type II secretion system major pseudopilin GspG, with protein sequence MRRGRADAGYTLLELLVVMGVIAILTAVATPQLMGYFGKAKAQSAQLQIENINTALEMYYMENGAYPSINVGLRALVEAPPEAPRWNGPYLKNAKTLLDPWGRPYQYAVTDQGEYNVYSLGPSGKDVKKASSDARTTRASWANGSS encoded by the coding sequence TTGAGGCGGGGCCGCGCCGATGCGGGATACACTCTGCTCGAGTTGTTGGTGGTCATGGGGGTCATCGCCATCCTCACGGCCGTCGCGACGCCGCAATTGATGGGATATTTCGGAAAGGCGAAAGCTCAGTCTGCTCAATTGCAGATCGAGAATATCAACACCGCCCTTGAAATGTACTATATGGAAAATGGTGCATATCCGAGCATCAACGTCGGCTTGAGGGCGTTGGTCGAGGCACCCCCGGAGGCGCCCCGCTGGAATGGTCCGTATCTGAAGAATGCCAAGACCCTGCTGGATCCCTGGGGCCGGCCGTATCAATACGCCGTCACTGATCAGGGCGAGTACAACGTCTATTCATTGGGACCGAGCGGAAAGGACGTAAAGAAGGCAAGTTCGGACGCACGCACCACGCGGGCGTCATGGGCTAACGGGTCAAGCTAA
- a CDS encoding prepilin peptidase, whose amino-acid sequence MPKIARRVGRFLADGLTFRRARRHDALVAWSLVGGSIWLVASLFSGAIEPEALCSGLYLLVVLMAVCAIDARFGIIPDSFNLALAAGGVAEYAFAHGAAVYIGVFEAAAVFVAVAAFRSTFRWLRGYDGFGFGDVKFVSAASLWIGFAALPGAILIAVGSALAAILLSGAERYEVGGRPAIPFGPHLAAGIWLTWNFDKLWAFGSV is encoded by the coding sequence TTGCCCAAGATCGCCAGGCGCGTTGGCCGCTTCCTCGCGGATGGCCTGACATTCCGTCGGGCGCGACGGCACGACGCCCTTGTGGCTTGGTCTCTGGTCGGCGGTTCGATTTGGCTCGTTGCGAGTTTGTTTTCCGGCGCGATCGAGCCAGAAGCGCTGTGTTCCGGACTTTACTTGCTCGTGGTCTTGATGGCGGTCTGCGCGATCGACGCGCGTTTCGGAATCATCCCGGATAGCTTCAACCTGGCGCTCGCCGCCGGTGGAGTGGCAGAATATGCGTTCGCGCATGGCGCCGCGGTGTATATCGGCGTCTTCGAAGCGGCTGCGGTCTTCGTTGCGGTTGCCGCCTTTCGAAGCACCTTCCGCTGGTTGCGCGGATATGACGGGTTTGGGTTTGGTGACGTGAAATTCGTCAGTGCCGCGAGCCTTTGGATTGGTTTCGCAGCCTTGCCGGGAGCAATTCTGATTGCTGTTGGCTCGGCGCTTGCGGCCATCCTGCTCTCCGGTGCCGAACGATACGAGGTTGGCGGCCGGCCGGCCATTCCGTTTGGCCCGCATCTCGCAGCCGGTATCTGGCTGACCTGGAATTTCGATAAGCTTTGGGCTTTCGGAAGCGTCTAG